The Candidatus Binatia bacterium genome segment ACGAGGGTGGCGCCGCGCTCCCCACGGCTCTGGCGTGCGTTGGCCATCCGGTATCCGAAGACGAGCAGGATCAGGCCGATCGCGATCTGGAGCCAGATCTCCGATGTTTCGGGCGCGCGCCACAGGCTTTCGACCCACCCGTTCAGCTGGTCGGAGACGGCGCCGAGGCCGAGGAGGACCAGGATTCCGAAACCGAAGTAGACCACGAAGATCCCCAAGAGGAGGGACGCTGCCCCGAGGTAGGGGCGCTTGCCGGCGAGCAGCGCGACGAGTGGGGCGATGCACAGGGGGACGATCGAGGTGCTGTCGAGCAAGGCGATCGACGTCAGCACGGTGAAGAGAGCCGTCACGCTCCTCGGGCTATGCGAGGGGCGCGGCTCGCGCAAACTCTGCCGCCCGCCCCTTGTTGCGGGCGGCTCCAGTAAGCATATTCCATCCCCGCGTCAGGGATCCGAGTTCTGGTGGCAACAGTTAATCGAGAGGAGTTCCGGCTACGCCACGGGCGGTTGATCGGCGGCAAGTATGTCGTCGAGGAGCCGCTCGGGATGGGCTGGGAGGGCGAGGTTTATCGCGTGACCGAGCGCACCACCGGTGCGACGCGTGCGGTGAAGCTGTTCCATCCGCAGAGGAACCTGCGAGACCGGCGCCTGACGCGTTACGCGCAGAAGCTCGAGAAGCTTCGTCACTGCTCGATCGTCATGCAGTACCACCACTCCGAGCCCGTCCGGGTGGGTGGTGAAAAGCTGAACTGCCTCGTCAGCGAGTTCGTCGAGGGGCAGATGCTTCCCGACTACGTGAAGAGCCATCCCGGCAAGCGTCTCGAACCCTTCCGCGCGCTCCACCTGGTCCACACGCTGTCCGTCGGACTCGCGCAGATCCACGATCACGGCGAGTACCACGGCGACCTCCACGCCGAGAACATTCTCGTTCGCCAGCGCGGCGTCTTCTTCGACGTAAAAGTCCTCGACCTCTACGACTGGCGGGGCCAATCTTCCGAGGCCCGCCGCGACGACGTCGTCGACCTCGTAAAGATCCTCTACGAGGTCACCGGAGGTCGCCCCCGCTACCTCTCCCAACCCAAGGTCATCAAAGACATCGTCCGCGGCCTCCGCCGCGACCTCATCCTCCACCGCTTCCCCACCATGCACCGCCTCCGCCGCTGGCTAGAAACCTTCCCTTGGGGGGACGTTGGTTAGTCTCGCCTTTTTTGTTTAGTCGCGGCTCTGGTTCGGCTCGGGGCTGCGCGAGGGATTGCAGTGCACGCGGGTACGGATGACCTGCCGGAGGGCTTGAGTAGGGCTTAGCGTCTGGTGGCCATGCCACGAGTCGGACGAGGGGACCAGCCGGGAGGCATCTACCACCTGTACCCGCGAGGAGTGAATCGACAGCGGATTTTCGTCGACGATCGCGATCGGTTCTATTTCCTCAAATGCCTGGTCCGAGCATGCCGCCTCGGCGACCTGCGTGTCGTCGCGTACGTTTTGATGAGCAACCACGTGCACATCGTGGCGCTGCGCGGCTCTCTCAAACTCGGGATTGCTCTGAAGAGCCTACTCGGCCGATATGCGCAACATTTCAACCGTCGCCATCAGCGCTGCGGGCATCTCTTCCAGCAACGGTATGGTTCGAAGCTTTGCGATACGGACGACTATCTCGTTCATTTGATTCGCTACGTGCACGCGAATCCGGTTCGAGCGGAGATGGTCGCGGCCGCGGGCGAGTATCGGCATTCTTCGCACCGTTGGTACGCTGACTCTCGCTGGCCTCGCTGGGCAGCTCCAGAGGTGGTGCAAGGGTCGTTCGGGAGTTCGACGGCGCTTCGGCGGTTCTTTGCAAAGAGCGATGTCCTTCAGGATCGTCGGCAGATCGAGGCATACGAGTCGCGCGTACTCGGCGCGCGGCTGGTTCCTGTGGAGCCCGGGGGTGCCTTGCCTGGGGAACCCTCCCTTGAGGCCTTGGCCCCCGAACCTCGCCAGCTAGTCGCGTTGCAGGCCGAAATCGAACGATACCGGGGGCTCTCGCCCGGCCAGCTTTACGGAAATCGCCCGACCGAGACGGCCGCCGCTGCACGTCGCGAGTTCGCGGTTGCCGCGGTGAAGCTCGGCGGGGTGCGCGCGGCGAGTGTGGCTCGGTTTCTCGGGATCAGCCCTGGGAGAGTGAGTCAGGTGCTCTCGGCGTGGCGCGACGACTAAACAAAAATCGGGAGACTAACCAACGTCCCTATCTCGAGTGTATGCGGTTTGGCCGTTGATGATGGTTTCTTCGACCTGGATTTGGTCGATGGTTTCGGGGGTGTCCAAGGGGGAGGAGGAGAGGATGACGAGGTCGGCGAGTTTGCCGGGTTCGAGGGAGCCTTTGGAGGCTTCTTCGAAGTGTTGGCGGGCGGCGTTGATGGTGACGCCGGCGAGGGCTTCCATCGGAGTGATGCGCTGCGCTTCGCCGATGACGTCGCCGCCGGTGGAGATGCGGTTCACCGCGGACCAAACGATGCGCAGCGGTTCCATTGGAACCACCGGGCTGTCGGCGTGCAGGGTCGGTTGGATGCCGCGGTCGATCGCGGTGCGCGCGGGGCTCATTCGGGCCGCGCGTTCCGGGCCCATGAAGATGTCGCGGTGGCGGTCGCCCCAGTAGTACGTGTGGAGGATGAAGAAGCTCGGTATCACGCCGAGCTCTGCCATGCGGTCGAGCTGATCCTCGCGGGCCATCTGGGAGTGGATGATGACCGGCCGCGTATCGTCGAACGGCTTTGCTTCGTTCGCGGCGTCGAAGGCATCGAGGATGTCGTCAATCGAGGCGTCCCCGTTGCCGTGCACCGCGAGCGGCAGCCCGGCCTTGTGGTAGCGAACGACGCGCTCACGCAGTTCGTCGGATGGAATTCGCGGATAGCCTCGGAAGTTCGGGTCGTCGCCGGGCGGCACGTGATACGGCTCGCTCAAATACCCGGTGTACCCCTGGATCGACCCGTCGGCGACGATCTTGATCCTGCCGATGCGAACCCACTCTTCGTCATACGTTTCGTGGGTCGCTCCGTCGTCGAGCATTTCGTCGGCGGTCTCCATTCCCGGCCACAGGACGAGCCGGAGCGGAATCAGTCCGACGCGCGAGGCCAGCGTAAGGCCGTCCATCAGCTCCCCGGTCGCATATCCGCTCTGCGCCGTCGTGGTGCCCGACGCGACGTATCGCTGCGCCGCTTCCTTGATCATCCGCAGGCCAGCCATCGTTCCCTGCGACGTGAGGCGCTCCATCACCGGTTCAGCGGCGGTCTCTTCCAGGACGCCGGTGGGCGACCCCGATGCATCCCGGCGGATTACGCCGCCTTTGGGGTCGGCACTGTCGCCGTCATACCCGACCAGCGCGAGTGCCGCGGAGTTCACCGTCGCGAGGTGCGCGGAGATGTGAATCAGGCCAATTGGATGCTCGGTGGAGATTCGATCGAGGTCCTCCCGCGTCGGGTGACGCTTCTGCGCGAGGAGCGTGTCGTCGTAACTCATTCCGACCACCCACTCGCCCTTGGGCGTATCGGCGGCCTGGAGCTTCATACGCTCGACGATGTCATCGATCGTCTTCATCTCTCCGATCGGCGGCGAGTTCAGATCGGCGATCTCGACGTAGGCGCCTTCACCGGGGAAATGCCCGTGTGCGTCGATGAACCCCGGCAGCAGCGCCTTGCCTTGAAGATCGATCACCTCGGCGTCGCCCGCGGCCCATGCAGCGACCTCTTCTTCGGTTCCGACGGCGGCTATTCGATTGCCCTGCACGCCGAGGGCCTCGACCACGCGTCGGTCCGGATCCATCGTGATCACTGGTCCGCCGCGATACATCACTCTTCGTTCGCCGCTGCGGAACAAGACGCCCCCGAGCACGATGATCGCAAGAACCGCCAGGAGAATCCGTAGGCTTCGCATCTCCCTTACCTGCGCGATCCAGGGTTGGAAGACAAGGCTCTACGAACGTCGTCTGCTTTTGGCCGCAGGAGTTGGGCATGGGGCTGATGGCGAACACGGAGGTGCCGCGGATTCACGCGATCGTGAACCCGTTTGGAGGCAAGAAGATCGGCCTCCGACTCCTCGAGGAGGCTCGCGCGGTCTTCGACGAAGCCGGCATCCAGTTTCTGACCTACGAAACCGAGTACGCCGGGCACGCCCGCGACTATGCCCGTTCGCTCCTTGTGGAGGGGGCAGATGTTCTCTTGCCGATCGGTGGTGACGGCACGCTCTTCGAGGTGGTGAACGGCCTGCTCGCGCGATTCTTGGCGGCGACATCCGCCAGGTCGATCTCGGCCACGTCCAATCCGAAGGCCGCGACGTACACGCGCTTTGCGCGCTTTTCTGGGGTTACGTCGCCGAACTTGCCGCTTGTGCCGAGCGTCATCGGTGGATGGGCGTGCAGCGCTGCACGGCCGCGGGTCTCCACGAGCCCTGGAAGACCGGCGCCCGTCCGGGCCGCCTCAGGATCGACGACGACGAAGTCAGCGACGATCAGTTCAGCCTCTTCCTCTGCGTGAATACCGAGTACATGGGTCGCGACAAAGTCGTTTTCCCCGAAGCGCGAATCGATGACGGCTACTGGGATCTCATCATCTGTCGTGCTCTCTCGAGGGGGAGGCGGGCGATCCGGTGAACGTCGACGGCGAGCCGAACCTGCCGATGCCGCTCCAATTTGCGGTCGAGCCGGGCGCCGTTCGCTTCGTGGCGCAATCGGCGCTCGCGCGCTATCGAAGTTTTCCGATAGGAGGGCCCGAAAATGGACGCAACAGATCCACCCGATACGACCTTCTCGCGGATGCAGGACGCAAGCCGAGACGACTACCAGGTGATCGCGGAACACTCGATCGAGTTTTTCGTGGGCCTGCCAGACCGCGTCCTGACGCACCTCGGGCTTCTCGCCGGCGACACGGGTGGCTACGCCGTCGATCGGCTGACGCACAGCCTTCAATCCGCGACGCGCGCGCATCGCGACGGACGAGACGAAGAGTACGTCGTCTGCGCGCTGATCCACGACATCGGCGATTCGCTCGCGACATCAAACCACGCGGATCTCGCTGCGACGATTCTCGAGCCGTTCGTTTCGGAGAAGAACCACTGGGTCGTGAAGCATCACGGCATCTTCCAGGGCTACTACTTCTTCCACCACCTCGGTCTCGATCGGAACATGCGCGATCGTTTCAAGGACAACGAGCACTTCCGGGACACGGCCGAGTTCTGTGCCAAGTACGATCAGAACTGCTTCGACGCGGAGTACGACACGATGCCACTCGAGGAGTTCGTGCCGATGGTGCGCAACGTTTTCAACAAGCGCCCCAAGAGTATCTACATGCCCGAGAACGAGAACTAAAAAGGGCGACCGGGTTTCCCCGGCCGCCCTTTCGAACCTTCGACCCGACGAGACGCGCTCTAGAAGCCGCCGCCGGTGGCGTTGTTCCGGTAGTGCGTGGTGCTGCAAACCGGGTCCTTGTCGTACTCGGGGATGACCTTCTGTCCGAAGAGCTCGAGGCACTCGTGCACTTCGTCCGGCTTCAGGTGGTTCGGCATGCCGAAGACCAGCTGGTCCATTCCGACGGCGTCGAACGCCTTGAGCTGCTCGGCAACCTCTTCCGGATTGCCGCAGAGAAGGGCGCCGGCTTCGATCGCTGCGTCGACGTCCTCGATCTTCATCTGGTTGGGCGTCTCCGGCCAAACCGGCGCGCCGGGAGGGGTCGGGAACGTGTCGTGGTAGAGGCACACGAGAGAGAAGATCAGTCCGCGGTCCGGGCGGCACGCGATCTCACGTGCGTGGTCGCGGTCCTTCATGCAGATGACCGAGTTCGTGACCATCACGTTGTTGTTCTGGTAGTCGCCGACCGGGTCGGTGCAGTTCGCGGCACCTTCCTTGTACGAATCGATCTGCGGCTTCATCGCGGCGACCGGCGAGAAGTTGAACCCGAGCGCACCGATGCCCATCTTGCCGGCCTTCTCGTACGTCTTGGGATTTCCGCAGGCGACCCACATTGCCGGATGAGCCGCTTTGTACGGCTTTGGCAGAATGTTGTGCGGCGTATCCATCTGGAAGTGGTCGCCTTGGAAGGTGTAATCCTTCTGGCGCCACATCTTGGGGATCTCCTTGATCACCTCGTCCCACTCGACCTTCGTGGACGACGTGTCGTGGATGTTGAACGTCGCGATCTCATGCGAGCCCGCGCCGCGTCCCGTGCCGAATTCGAACCGGCCCTGCGTGAGATGGTCGAGCATCGCGACCTTCTCGGCATTGCGCACCGGGTGATTCACCCGAGGGCTCAAGTTGAAGATGCCCGAACCGAGATGGATTCGCTCGGTCTGTGCGGCGAGGTATCCGAGGTAAACGTCGTTCGCCGAAATGTGGCTGTACTCTGTGAGGCCGTGGTGCTCGGTGGCCCAGCAGTACTTCCAATTATTCTTATCGGCGGTCTTGGTGTAGGCGATTTCGTTGAAGAGAGCTTCGTGCTCCTTCTCCGGAATGTGTGCGTTTTCGCCCGTACACGTACCTTGGATGAAGATTCCGAACTCCATCTGAACTCCCCTTCTCTAAGCTGACAGGTAAACGGCCGGTGACGCGCGCCGTCACCCGTTCGGGGGACTCTAGCGTCCGATTGAATGTTCGCAAGGCAGGTTTTCTGCAGGTTTTCGGAGTCTCAGCCCTTGGGGAACGAGCCGCCGCAGTGCGGGCAGATCGTGGCCTCGGCGCGTTGCCTCTTCAGTTCGTCGGTGAATCCGCTGGCGAGCACACCCGCCGGCAGCGCGAACATGATGAGGCCGAGGATCTGGATCCCCCCGGCAACGAGTTTCCCCATCGGGGTGACGGGCGTCGCGTCGCCGTACCCGACGGTGGTCAGCGTCGTGATGCCCCACCACATCGAGGCCGGGATGCTGGAGAAGTCCTCGGGGTTGTCCTGGTGCTCGAGGACGAACATGGTCGCGGAGGCGCAGAGGAGGAGCATCCCGCCGAGTGCCGCGGTGATCACGAGCTCTTCTCGTTTGTCGCGCAGGACACGAGCGAGGGTGTTCACCGCGCTCGAGTAGCGCCCGATCTTGAGGATGCGAAGGAGCGCGAAGAGGCGAAACACGCGGGCGGAGCGCATGGGCGTTCGCAGACCCAGCTCGACGGTGCCGATGTAGAAGGGGAGGATCGCGACGAGATCGATGAGCCCGAACGCGCTCGTCGCGTACCGCAACCGGCCGGAGATGGGGGAGGCGAATCGTTCCTCCTCGACGCACGACCAGATTCGAAGGAGGTACTCCACCGAGAACACAGCGACCGAGAAGAACTCGAAACGCCAGAAGAGGACTCGATACTGCTGTTGGATTGTGGGGACGCTCCCCGCGATCACGACCATCACGTTGAGTGCGATCAACACCAGGATCGCGAAGCTCACGAATTGATCCAGCCTGTTGTCGTTCTGGTCGAAGTCCAGAGCCATGTGGACCCGTTTGCGAAGTGCTCTCATCGGCCTCAGTCTACAACGTCGCTGGTGCGGCCAAAAGGAAATCGCGCCGAGTCTTGCCGCGAGGGGAGGGGGGCGCTTGCTCCCGCGGCGTCCTCTGTGGCAGCGGGGTTCCCCGAGCTCGGGATTGGGCTGCTCGGAGTCTCCTTCGCCTTCGGACTAACCGTCCTCACCATGGCCTGCTTGATCGAGCACATTTCGGGCTGCCACCTGAACCCCGCCGTCTCGATGGGGCTGTGGGGGGCGGCAGTTTCGAGGCGGGCGCGCTCGCGCCGTACATCGTTGCGCGGGTCGTCGGTGCGACGTCGGACGCCGGCCGGCTTCGCGATCGGTCTCGGCCTGGCCCTGATTTCCTGATCGGCATTCCCGTGACGAATCTCTGGGTGAACCCCGCGTGCAGCACCGGGCCCGCCCTCTTCGTCTGCGGCTGGGCGATCGCGCAGCTCTGGCTCTTCTGGGTCGCCGCCGACGGTGCCCGGGGACGTCACGTTGTATTCCCACTGGTCGAACACAGGTGCGAGTCCGTCGAGAAGGTTCACGGTCCCGGTCGAGTTTGGGGTCGAAGGTCCAGAGCTCGCGACCCGTTTCGGGCTCGAGAGCGATCACCCGGTTCCTAGGGGTCGTGAAGATCAGCCGGCCGCCTGTGACGACCGGCGTCGACTCGAACGCGCTGTCCCCGTTGATCTCGAGGGGAAAGCCCCCTTCGAAGAAGTCGCCGCGGTTGTCAGTCCAAGCTACCTTGATGCTGTCGACGTTCTCTTTACTGATGTCGATGAGCGGCGATCCGAAGCGCTCTTTTCGAGGCTCTCATGCGCGGGTGCTTTCATCGGCATCGAAGTTGCGCTTGCACTTCGCTCTAGAAGCCACACATTGGGGCAGGACGAGACGTCCCCGAGGAGAGCACCATGCAAGAGCATACGCATCTAAAATCAATTGGCTACATCCTCTGGATCTTCGGATTCACGGGCGCGCACCGCTTCTACTTCGGGAAGCCGATCTCGGGAACGATCTGGTTCCTCACCTTGGGCTTGCTTGGAATCGGTTGGCTCATCGATCTGTTTCTCATCCCGGGCATGCAGGCGGAGGCGGATCTCCGGTTCGAAGAGGGCCCCTACGATTACAACATCGCGTGGATCTGCATGACGTTCCTCGGCCTCTTCGGTGTCCACCGAATGTACATCGGAAAGTGGATCACCGGCTTCCTCTACCTCTTCACCGGCGGCTTCTTCCTGATCGGCCTCCTCTACGACTACTGGACCCTCAACGACCAGATCGCCGCAGAAAATGCCCAATACGTAGAGGCCTGACCGGAGAGGGACGTTGGTTAGTCGAGCCGAAAAAGTTTAGGCTAAACGTCGGCTAATCAACGTCCCTACCCGACGATCGCGTCGGCTTCGATTTCGACTAGGAGGTCGGGGGAGATGAGGCGCTTCACTTCGACCATCGTGGTGGCTGGGCGGATGTCGGCGAAGACTTCGCCGTGGACGCGGCCGATTGCTTCCCATTGGTCGATGTCGACGACGTAGATTCGCGTGCGTACGACGTCGCTGAGCTTTGCGCCGGCCCGTGCGAGGGCGCTCTCAATGTTGCGGAGGATCTGCCGGGTCTGGGCGGCGGGGTCGCCGACCCCCACGACCGAGCCGTCGTCCCCGGTCGCGGTGGTGCCCGACACCATCACGCGGTCTCCCAACCGGACGGCCCTGGAGTAGCCGACGATCGACTCCCAAGTTGTGCCGGTGGACACATTGTTCCTCGTCTCGGCGCTCATCGCAGCCCCTGATTTCAACCATTCCAGCCGCAGTCGCTTTACTGCAGTATGGATGATGCAGCCGCAGTCAGGCGGTTGCGTTCTGGGCCGCTCGCGGCCCGGTTTGGACGGTTTTCCAGGCTTTTGGTGGTGGCACGGGGGTTGCGGAGACATATCCCCAGACCCGCTCCACGACAACGGCGGGAGGGAAGGGACAGATGGCGGCCATATTCGGCTTCATCCTCGCACTCATGCTTTTCAAACACTTCAATCGCCAAACCCGATACTACCGGCGGCGGTACGAACTCGACGACGACGAGGCACTCCGCAGTGGGAGCCTGCGTCGGCAGCGTCGCAGCTCGTTCCCGGGCACACGGGGCGGTTCATCCTCGACGCCGAGCTCGAGTCCGACCGGCGATTCGCGCGAGGCGAGCTGGCACGAGGAGTGGGAGCGTCATTGGGCGGAGAAGTTCCGTCGTCAGGAAGAACGCCGCGAGCGCTACGTCGCGCGCCATTCCAAGCGCGAGCAGAAGCGCTCGAAGAAGCGACAGAAGCAGGCGGCGAAAGCCGGCGTCGGGGAGATGCCCGCCGACGAGTTCGAAGAGGGCATCGGCGAACTCTCTGAGCAGGCGATCCTGAAGCGCGCGAAGCAGCGCGCCAACGCCGAACTCGGCTTCTACAGTCACCTCACGAGCTACCTGAGTGTCATCGCGATGCTCGCGCTCATCAACATCTTCACCACTCGCTACCCGTGGTTCATGTGGCCGGCCCTCGGCTGGGGCATCGGCATATTCTCACACTACATGTCGGTCTTCGGGTCGCGTTCGCTGAAGGATCGCTACTTCTACCCAGCTGTCGAACGCGAAGTCCGTCGCGAGACGATGGAGGCGCGTACCGACAAGCAGGCGAGTATCGATGAGCTCTCCGCCTCTATCGCGCACGAGATCCGCAACCCGATCGCCGCGGCGAAGAGCCTGGTGCAACAGATGGGCGAAGATCCTCGCTCGATCGAGAACGTAGAATACGCGGGCGTGGCCCTCGACGAACTCGACCGCGTCGAGCGCAGTATCTCTCACCTTCTGAAGTACGCGAAGGAAGAGGACATCGAGTTCGCCCAGGTCAATCTCGCCGGAGTGATCGATTCGTCGCTCTCCGAAATGCGCGCGAAGCTTGACGCCGCCAACGTGGCCGTTGCCCGCAACTACATCGGTGGCCCGACGCTGATCGCCGACGGCGAGAAGCTCCGGCAGGTCTTCACAAACATCCTAGACAACGCGATCGACGCCTTCCCCGACGAGAAGGAAGAGAAGCGAATCGATCTCCACATCGAGAACGGCATCCCGAAACGCGTCCGCGTACGCTTGCGGGACAACGGAAACGGGATCCCTCCGGAGAAGATCGACCGGATCTTCAATCCGTTCTTCACAACGAAGGACGACGGGACAGGTCTCGGCATGGCGATCTCGAAGAAGATCGTCGAAGCCCACGAAGGAAAAATCGATGTCGTCAGCGAAGAGAGCCGTGGCACGGAGTTCGTGGTCACGCTCCCGCTGCCGGAGTAGGGGCGAATCATGGTTGGACGAATCCTAGTCGTCGACGACGAGAAAGCTCTGGTCCTCGCGCTGAAGGGCCTCCTTTCGAAGGAAGGCTACCAGGTCGACGTGGCCTACAGCGGCGAAGAGGCCATCGAGAAAATCGAGCCCGGCGCCTTCCACCTCATCATTACGGACCTGAGCCTCGGCGGATTGAGCGGCATGGACGTGCTCGCCCACGCCCGGGGAGTCGATGTGGCCGTCTCGGTGATCATGATCACGGCCTACGGTTCCGAGAAGATCGCGGTCGACGCGATGAAGCTCGGTGCGTGCGACTACATCCCGAAGCCGTTCGACAACGACGAGGTTCGGGTGATGGTCCGCAAGGTGATGGAAACCGCCTTGCTGCGCAGCGACCACCAGCGACTTCTCCAGCAAGTCCAAGAGGCCTACGGCTTCGAACAAATCGTCGGGAAGAGCCCGGCGATGCAGAACATCTTTTCGATGATCGAAAAGGTCGCTGACACCGACATCACGGTTCTGGTTCGCGGGCCGAGCGGTACCGGCAAGGAACTGGTTGCGAACGCGGTCCACTACCGCTCCTCACGTCGCGCGCGAACCATGGTGAAGATGAACTGCGCGGCGCTCTCGCAGGAGTTGGTAGAGAGCGAGCTGTTCGGGCACGAGAAGGGCGCCTTCACCGGTGCCGTAGCCCGGCGCGAGGGGAAGTTCGAGGCTGCGAACGGCGGCACACTTTTCCTCGACGAGGTCGGTGACATGCCGCTCGAGACGCAGGCGAAACTTTTGCGCGCCATTCAGGAGCGGGAGTTCGAGCGCGTCGGCGGCAACCAGCCCATCAAGGTCGACGTGCGGTTGATCGCCGCGACCAACCAGGATCTGGAGGCCGGCGTCCGAGCGGGCACGTTTCGCGAGGATCTCTACTACCGGCTGAAGGTCGTCGAAGTCGTCCTGCCGGCCCTGATCGAGCGGCGCGACGACATTCCGCTTCTGATCGATTGTTTCCTGAAGACCGCCGCCGAGCGTTTCAGGCGCGATCCCAAGCCGTTCACCGGTGAGGCGTTGGGCGCCGCGCTTGCGTACGAATGGCCGGGCAACGTGCGCGAGCTCAAGTCGGCGGTAGAACAGGCGCTGCTGTTGTCTTCCGGCGCGGAGATCACGGCGGGCGACCTCCTGGGCACCGGATCGAACGGGAACGGTCACGGGTCGGTGGAAACGGTGCCGGCCGACGGTCCTCCCTCCTTCCGCGAGGCGAAGGAACGCACCGTGCAGAATTTCGAGCGCCGCTTCCTCGAGGACGCTCTCCGCCGCAGTGGCGGCAACATCACCCGGGCCGCCGAAGCCGTCGGCATGTACCGGCAAAGCTTTCAACAAAAGATGCGCGAACTCGGGCTCACCGCCGCCGAGGCGATGAACGGCGCGCAGAAAGGGGTCTGACAATGAAGTTCTTTTCCCGACTGACCAATCTGATTCAGGGCACTCTCACGAACTGGATGGGACGGCGCGAGCGGCGCAATCCGGGGGCGGTATACGAAGCCGCGATCCAAGCGCGGCTCGAACAGTATGGTTCGCTGAGAGAGTCCGCCGCCGGCGTTCTCTACATGCGCGGCAAGCTCTCGGGTGAGGTCGAGCTGAAGGCCAACGCGCTGCGCTCGTTGACTCGTCAGATCGATATCGCCGTCGAGAGAGACGAAGATGACGTCGCCGTCGTTTTGATCGCACAGCGTCGCGCGCTGAAAGTCGAGGTCGACCGTGTGACCGCCGAGCTGAAAGAACTGCACACCGAGGCGGAGGCGGCGAAGAAAAACCTGGTCGCCTTTCAGAGCGATGTGATCCGTCTGCGCGAAGAGAAGGTGCACGCCATGGCGCGGCTCGCGAATGCAAAGGCCCGT includes the following:
- a CDS encoding sigma-54 dependent transcriptional regulator, giving the protein MVGRILVVDDEKALVLALKGLLSKEGYQVDVAYSGEEAIEKIEPGAFHLIITDLSLGGLSGMDVLAHARGVDVAVSVIMITAYGSEKIAVDAMKLGACDYIPKPFDNDEVRVMVRKVMETALLRSDHQRLLQQVQEAYGFEQIVGKSPAMQNIFSMIEKVADTDITVLVRGPSGTGKELVANAVHYRSSRRARTMVKMNCAALSQELVESELFGHEKGAFTGAVARREGKFEAANGGTLFLDEVGDMPLETQAKLLRAIQEREFERVGGNQPIKVDVRLIAATNQDLEAGVRAGTFREDLYYRLKVVEVVLPALIERRDDIPLLIDCFLKTAAERFRRDPKPFTGEALGAALAYEWPGNVRELKSAVEQALLLSSGAEITAGDLLGTGSNGNGHGSVETVPADGPPSFREAKERTVQNFERRFLEDALRRSGGNITRAAEAVGMYRQSFQQKMRELGLTAAEAMNGAQKGV
- a CDS encoding PspA/IM30 family protein; the encoded protein is MKFFSRLTNLIQGTLTNWMGRRERRNPGAVYEAAIQARLEQYGSLRESAAGVLYMRGKLSGEVELKANALRSLTRQIDIAVERDEDDVAVVLIAQRRALKVEVDRVTAELKELHTEAEAAKKNLVAFQSDVIRLREEKVHAMARLANAKARLRLQETIKGLTPDADVQALEEVRAHIDRLSAEVQVSREVGDSELSERIEKVHEAEADAAARGELEELKRVKKRSLVRVDIPEPAKAAVPPSNGAPAS